GGTGGGTAAGAATCGTCACAACGAAGACTACCTGGCAACGAAGATGGGTAAGCTTGGCCACATGATGACTGAGCAGCACTTCCAGGAAGACCCTCAGGATAAATAAAGCTTGTTGTAGCTGTTATTCAAATTCATAAAAAAGGCCGGATAATCCGGCCTTTTTTATGTCTGAAGCATTGCTAACCCTGCGGCCAGAGCAATGGTCGGATTACTTGACGAAGGCCTTCGGTATCAAGCCCGCATTCGGCTAGCTGTTCCTGCCGGGTTGCGTGTTCAATCCAGCGGTCTGCTATGCCTAAGCTAATCAGATGTACCTGACTGTTGATGCTGTGTAAATATTCGCTGACAGCTGAGCCTGCACCACCCTGAATAGCGTGATCTTCCAGTGTGATCAGAGTGTGATGATCTGCCAGTAATGTCAGAATAATCTGCTGGTCCAGTGGTTTGACGAAGCGCATATCAATAATGCTTAGATCCATGTCCTCAGCTAATGCTTCTGCCTGGCTGAGCAACGGCCCAAAATTCAGAACGGCAACACCACTATTGCCGCGGCGAATTTCCCGGGCGGAACCTAGGGTGATCGGAGTGGCCGGTTGTGTCTGTTGTCCGGTACCACTGCCTCTTGGGTAACGAATGGCTGCTGGCCCCTGATACTGATATCCGGTTTCCAGAAGGTTAAGCAGTTCCTGTTCATCTGAGGGGGTTATGACAACCATTTCAGGAATACAGCGCAGATAGCTGATGTCATAGCAGCCTGCGTGTGTTGCGCCGTCTTCACCAACAAGACCTGCACGATCAATACAGAACAGCACATCCAGATTCTGAATCAGAACATCATGTATGAGTTGATCGTAAGCACGTTGCAGGAAAGTTGAATAAATAGCGACAACCGGCTTCATGTTGCGAAATGCCATACCGGCAGCCAGAGTTACAGCATGCTGTTCTGCTATGGCAACATCAAAGAAACGCTCTGGATATTTTTGGGAAAATTCAACCAGGCCTGAACCTTCACGCATTGCGGGAGTGATTGCTGTCAGGCGGGGGTCCTGTTCTGCTTTATCGGTTGCCCATTGACCAAAGATATTAGCAAAGGTTGGTTTACCTTTCGCTTTTGGTTTGTCTATTGGTTCTATTTTAGCAATAGCGTGATAACCAACAGGGTCTTTTTCTGCCGGAGAGAAGCCTTTTCCTTTAAGCGTCGTGATGTGTAAAAACTGTGGGCCCGCCTGATCGAGGCTGTGCTGTAAAGCGGTAATCAGGGTTGGCAGATCGTGGCCGTCAATGGGGCCTGAGTAGTTAAAGTCCAGTGCTTCGAACAGTGCTGCTGTGGTTTCACCCATATTGTCTTTAAGGTTTTTTGCCAGATAAGTTGCCAGGCCACCTTCGTTATGGGAGATCGACATATCATTATCATTCAGGATTACCAGCAAATTACTACCGGTATGCGCAGCATGATTGAGGGCTTCAAATGCCATGCCTGCGGTCATGGCGCCATCGCCGATAACGGCAACGGTATGACTGTCGATGTTTTGTAGTTTGTCTGCCAATGCCATGCCTAACGCCGCACTGATGGAAGTGCTGGAGTGTCCTGTGCCAAATGCGTCGTAAGGGCTTTCGCTCTGGCGAGGAAATGGGGCTAAACCATCCTTTTTACGGATTGTCAGTAGTGCTTCACGGCGACCTGTAAGGATCTTATGTGGATAACTTTGATGGCCAACATCCCAAACTAGGTGATCATCCGGTGTATTCAGGCAGTAATGCAGGGCGACAGTCAGCTCGACAACGCCAAGACCTGCGCCAAAATGTCCGCCGGTCTGACCGACACTGTACAGCAGAAAATGCCGTAACTCGTTTGCAAGCTCGGTAAGCTGATCAGTTGGTAAGGTACGTAATTGCTTTGGATCATCAAGCTGATCGAGCAATGGCGTAACCGGGCGTGTTGTTGGGATTTCAAAAAACATCAGCGTGGAAATCTTCTACAGCGAATTAGTATTGGCGTTCGACGATGTAATCAGCCAACCAGTGTAGTGGTTGTGCTGCATCCCCGAAGTTTTCGATACTAGCATGGGCCTGTTGGTTTAGTAGTGCCAGTTTTTGTTTTGCACCGGCCATTCCGAGCAAGGCCGGATAGGTTGGCTTATCCTGTTCGGTATCAGACCCCTGAGGTTTTCCGAGGGTTTCTGTATCGCCTTCGATATCCAGAATATCGTCCTTCACCTGGAATGCTAAGCCAATATGGCGAGCGTAAGTATTTAGCGCCAGCAGGTCTTCTGCTGTTGCCTGGCCGCTGCTTAATGCGCCCATTTCAATACTGCTACAGATCAGCGCTCCGGTTTTGTGGCGGTGCATATTCTCCAGCTGTTCCAGCGTCATTGCTTTGCCTACGTGGCTAAGGTCAATTGACTGGCCGGCAACCATACCCATTGCACCGCTACCCTGCGCCAGAGACGTAAGTATCCGGAGCTGAGTGGATGCATCGATATCATGTGTGGGGGTGCTGAGCAGCTCGAATGCCAGAGCCTGTAGGGCGTCACCAGCAAGGATTGCAGTCGCTTCATCAAACTCGATATGACAGGTAGGCTTGCCGCGTCTTAAATCATCATCATCCATGGCAGGCAAATCGTCATGTACTAAAGAATAGCTATGAATACATTCGATTGCGCAGGCTGCGGCATCAGCAGCTTGCAGGTTGCCGCCGAGTAATTGATTACCCATATAAACCAGTAGGGGACGAACACGTTTTCCGCCGTTGAACAAAGAATAACGCATTGCATCCTGTAACAGTGGCGCGGCACTCTGGTTCGCTATGTGATGCTCCAGTGCCTGTTCTACCCTGTTTCGATATCTATCCAGCTGCTGTTTCATCTCCACCGGTTATTCCTCCGGCAGCTCAAATGGCGTTTCCTGCAGTTCGCCGTTTTGTTTAATCAGCAGTTGAACCTTTTGTTCAGCATCGCTGAGCATACTTTGACAATTACGGGTAAGTTTGACGCCTTCTTCGAAGGTCTGTAAAGATTGCTCGAGGCTTAGATCGCCCTTTTCCAGTTCTT
The DNA window shown above is from Aliamphritea ceti and carries:
- the dxs gene encoding 1-deoxy-D-xylulose-5-phosphate synthase yields the protein MFFEIPTTRPVTPLLDQLDDPKQLRTLPTDQLTELANELRHFLLYSVGQTGGHFGAGLGVVELTVALHYCLNTPDDHLVWDVGHQSYPHKILTGRREALLTIRKKDGLAPFPRQSESPYDAFGTGHSSTSISAALGMALADKLQNIDSHTVAVIGDGAMTAGMAFEALNHAAHTGSNLLVILNDNDMSISHNEGGLATYLAKNLKDNMGETTAALFEALDFNYSGPIDGHDLPTLITALQHSLDQAGPQFLHITTLKGKGFSPAEKDPVGYHAIAKIEPIDKPKAKGKPTFANIFGQWATDKAEQDPRLTAITPAMREGSGLVEFSQKYPERFFDVAIAEQHAVTLAAGMAFRNMKPVVAIYSTFLQRAYDQLIHDVLIQNLDVLFCIDRAGLVGEDGATHAGCYDISYLRCIPEMVVITPSDEQELLNLLETGYQYQGPAAIRYPRGSGTGQQTQPATPITLGSAREIRRGNSGVAVLNFGPLLSQAEALAEDMDLSIIDMRFVKPLDQQIILTLLADHHTLITLEDHAIQGGAGSAVSEYLHSINSQVHLISLGIADRWIEHATRQEQLAECGLDTEGLRQVIRPLLWPQG
- the ispA gene encoding (2E,6E)-farnesyl diphosphate synthase — translated: MEMKQQLDRYRNRVEQALEHHIANQSAAPLLQDAMRYSLFNGGKRVRPLLVYMGNQLLGGNLQAADAAACAIECIHSYSLVHDDLPAMDDDDLRRGKPTCHIEFDEATAILAGDALQALAFELLSTPTHDIDASTQLRILTSLAQGSGAMGMVAGQSIDLSHVGKAMTLEQLENMHRHKTGALICSSIEMGALSSGQATAEDLLALNTYARHIGLAFQVKDDILDIEGDTETLGKPQGSDTEQDKPTYPALLGMAGAKQKLALLNQQAHASIENFGDAAQPLHWLADYIVERQY
- a CDS encoding exodeoxyribonuclease VII small subunit, which codes for MPASKKPVDFETALGQLESMVEELEKGDLSLEQSLQTFEEGVKLTRNCQSMLSDAEQKVQLLIKQNGELQETPFELPEE